One Spea bombifrons isolate aSpeBom1 chromosome 1, aSpeBom1.2.pri, whole genome shotgun sequence DNA window includes the following coding sequences:
- the LIPG gene encoding endothelial lipase translates to MSSFLWALCLFLGIAGAMGQGSLLAEEGLLKDDTIANLLKDEDDVLQPNKLHVRFNAHFSSNPDEGCYLYPGQDDCLLNCNYNTSSKTFIVIHGWTMSGLFESWLHKLVFALQEREQDANIIVVDWIFLAHQLYPDAVNNTKAVGQDIAILMNWLQEKANLSLENVHLIGYSLGAHVAGFAGNYVNGKIGRITGLDPAGPMFEGVEPHKRLSPDDADFVDVLHTYTREALGVSIGIQMPIGHMDIYPNGGDFQPGCGLSDVIGAIAYGSIGEAVKCEHERSVHLFVDSLINKDKESFAFQCTDPTRFKKGICLSCRKNRCNAIGYNAKRMRTKKNIKMYLKTRAQMPYKVFHYQLKMHIFKYKEDEENEPTFSVTLIGTNNDSVPLPLTVPEQIGYNFTNTFLVYTENDIGDLLKIKLKWEGSKQTWYSFWSSLQTYWSKTPTLEQELHVRRIRVKSGETQQKFTFCLEEFNESLITPGSELVFSKCKDGWEVKKHKRVNLVS, encoded by the exons ATGAGCAGCTTTCTCTGGGCTCTATGTTTATTCTTGGGGATTGCTGGGGCTATGGGGCAGGGGTCCCTGCTGGCTGAAGAGGGGCTTCTGAAGG ATGACACCATCGCCAATCTGCTGAAGGACGAAGATGACGTTTTGCAGCCAAATAAACTTCACGTGCGCTTCAATGCTCACTTCTCGTCTAACCCCGATGAGGGTTGTTATTTGTATCCAGGGCAGGATGACTGTTTGCTGAATTGTAACTACAACACGAGTTCAAAGACCTTCATCGTCATCCATGGATGGACT ATGAGCGGGCTGTTCGAGAGCTGGCTACACAAACTGGTGTTCGCGCTCCAGGAAAGAGAGCAAGACGCCAACATCATTGTAGTGGACTGGATTTTTCTTGCGCATCAACTGTACCCCGATGCTGTGAATAACACGAAGGCGGTTGGGCAGGACATCGCGATCCTGATGAACTGGCTACAG GAAAAGGCGAACCTATCCCTCGAAAACGTTCATCTCATCGGCTACAGTCTCGGCGCTCATGTTGCGGGCTTTGCTGGGAATTACGTCAATGGCAAAATTGGACGGATTACAG GGCTGGATCCAGCAGGGCCCATGTTTGAGGGAGTGGAACCACACAAACGTCTGTCACCGGATGATGCTGATTTTGTTGATGTCCTCCATACTTACACTAGAGAAGCTTTAGGGGTCAGCATTGGGATCCAGATGCCGATTGGCCATATGGACATATATCCCAACGGAGGAGACTTTCAACCGGGATGCGGCttaagtgatgtcattgggGCAATCGCCTATGGAA GTATCGGAGAAGCCGTTAAATGCGAACACGAAAGATCTGTGCATCTGTTTGTGGATTCTCTCATTAATAAAGACAAGGAGAGCTTTGCTTTCCAGTGCACCGATCCCACGCGCTTCAAAAAAGGCATCTGTCTGAGCTGTCGCAAGAACCGGTGCAACGCCATCGGCTACAACGCAAAGAGAATGCGGACCAAAAAGAACATCAAAATGTACTTGAAAACCAGAGCGCAGATGCCATACAAAG tttTCCATTATCAAttgaaaatgcacattttcaaGTATAAAGAAGATGAGGAAAATGAGCCGACGTTCTCAGTCACCCTTATTGGAACAAACAACGATTCCGTCCCGCTTCCTCTTACAGT accTGAGCAGATCGGATACAACTTTACAAACACGTTCCTGGTCTACACAGAGAATGATATTGGTGATCTCCTGAAAATTAAGCTGAAATGGGAAGGATCCAAGCAGACGTGGTATTCATTCTGGAGCTCCTTACAGACCTACTGGTCCAAGACTCCGACCCTCGAACAGGAACTGCATGTTAGACGTATACGGGTCAAGTCTGGAGAGACCCAGCAGAA gTTTACTTTCTGTCTTGAAGAATTTAACGAGAGTCTTATAACCCCTGGCAGCGAGCTGGTGTTCTCCAAGTGCAAAGACGGCTGGGAGGTAAAGAAACACAAAAG GGTAAATTTGGTCTCTTAG